A stretch of Metabacillus sp. FJAT-52054 DNA encodes these proteins:
- a CDS encoding YggS family pyridoxal phosphate-dependent enzyme encodes MEVKENLSVIKENIITACRQAGRNPEDVHLVAVTKYVTAERAQEAIEAGILHLGENRDEGLSEKYERIGQKAIWHFIGSLQSRKVKQIIDKVSYIHSLDRLSLAKEIDKRAEAPVRCFVQVNTSGEESKHGIKPEETISFIRACSEYPAIQIAGLMTMAPNTDDTSAIRQTFQRLRELKEEVQGLGLAHAPCTELSMGMSNDYMIAIEEGATFIRIGSSLVG; translated from the coding sequence TTGGAAGTAAAAGAAAATCTGTCTGTCATCAAAGAGAATATCATAACTGCTTGCAGACAGGCTGGCCGGAATCCTGAGGATGTGCACCTCGTTGCCGTGACCAAATACGTTACAGCAGAGCGGGCCCAGGAGGCCATAGAAGCTGGAATTCTTCATTTGGGAGAAAATCGGGATGAGGGTCTCTCAGAGAAATACGAGCGCATTGGCCAAAAAGCAATCTGGCATTTTATCGGCTCCCTGCAATCAAGAAAAGTTAAACAGATAATTGATAAGGTATCATACATACATTCACTGGATCGCCTGTCCCTCGCTAAAGAGATCGATAAGCGTGCAGAAGCACCCGTTCGATGTTTTGTGCAGGTCAATACATCCGGTGAGGAATCCAAGCATGGAATAAAGCCGGAAGAAACCATTTCATTTATCAGAGCATGCAGCGAATATCCGGCCATTCAGATTGCCGGGCTGATGACGATGGCTCCCAACACTGACGACACCTCAGCGATCCGCCAGACTTTTCAGCGCCTGAGAGAGCTTAAGGAAGAAGTACAAGGTCTGGGCCTGGCCCATGCACCTTGCACAGAGCTTTCTATGGGAATGTCAAACGATTATATGATTGCCATCGAAGAGGGAGCTACTTTCATCCGAATCGGCTCTTCACTCGTAGGATAA
- the ftsA gene encoding cell division protein FtsA gives MNNSEIFVSLDIGTSSVKVIIGEMADDALNVIGVGNVKSEGLKKGSIVDIDETVHSIKKAVEQAERMVGIPLKRVVVGVAGNHVHLQDCHGVVAVSSENREIANEDVRRVIEAAQVMSIPPEREIIDVIPRQFIVDGLDEINDPRGMLGVRLEMEGTIITGSKTILHNLLRCVERAGLEITDICLQPLAAGSVALSRDEKNLGVAMIDIGGGSTTIALFEQGHLRTASVLPIGGEHLTKDLSIGLRTATEEAERIKVKHGHAFYDLASPDEVFEVSIIGTDQKQQFNQLEISDIIEARLEELFEMVQHELMRLGVRDLPGGFVLTGGTVSMPGVLELAQDMLQSSVRIASPDYIGVREPRYMTGVGLIQFAYKNAKIQGRRIGSNVSQEVYTEQAAAVREEPTQRNSSKPKTNEEKKQSKVKKFFGYFFE, from the coding sequence ATGAACAACAGTGAAATCTTCGTGAGTCTCGACATCGGTACATCCAGTGTTAAAGTCATAATCGGGGAAATGGCCGACGATGCTTTAAACGTAATCGGTGTGGGGAATGTAAAATCAGAAGGATTAAAAAAAGGTTCAATCGTTGATATAGACGAAACCGTTCATTCTATTAAAAAAGCCGTGGAACAAGCGGAACGCATGGTAGGAATTCCCCTGAAAAGAGTGGTTGTGGGAGTTGCAGGCAACCATGTACATCTTCAGGACTGTCATGGAGTGGTTGCTGTTTCAAGTGAAAACAGAGAAATAGCGAATGAAGATGTCCGCCGTGTGATTGAAGCGGCTCAGGTGATGTCCATTCCTCCTGAACGAGAAATTATTGACGTTATTCCCCGTCAGTTCATCGTTGACGGTCTGGATGAGATAAATGATCCCCGCGGAATGCTCGGGGTTCGTCTTGAAATGGAAGGGACAATCATTACCGGTTCCAAAACAATCTTACATAATCTGCTCCGCTGTGTTGAAAGGGCGGGGCTTGAAATAACAGACATCTGCCTTCAGCCTTTGGCTGCCGGTTCTGTAGCATTGTCTCGTGACGAGAAAAATCTTGGAGTTGCCATGATTGATATTGGAGGCGGCTCTACAACCATTGCTTTATTTGAGCAGGGGCATTTGCGTACTGCTTCCGTCCTTCCAATCGGAGGGGAGCATTTGACAAAAGATCTTTCCATCGGGCTTCGTACAGCAACAGAAGAGGCGGAAAGAATTAAAGTCAAACATGGACATGCTTTTTATGATCTTGCTTCACCTGATGAAGTATTCGAAGTGTCCATTATTGGAACCGATCAAAAACAGCAATTTAATCAACTGGAAATTTCTGATATTATTGAAGCGAGACTTGAAGAATTATTTGAGATGGTCCAGCATGAGCTTATGAGGCTGGGTGTGAGAGACCTTCCAGGAGGTTTCGTATTGACTGGCGGAACAGTAAGCATGCCCGGAGTTCTTGAACTTGCCCAGGATATGCTGCAAAGCAGTGTGAGAATTGCAAGCCCTGATTATATCGGGGTAAGAGAACCCCGATATATGACAGGAGTCGGGCTCATACAATTCGCTTATAAAAATGCTAAAATTCAAGGCAGAAGAATTGGCTCCAATGTTTCACAGGAAGTCTATACTGAACAGGCAGCCGCTGTCCGGGAGGAACCGACTCAGCGAAACAGCAGCAAACCAAAAACAAATGAAGAAAAAAAACAAAGCAAAGTGAAAAAGTTTTTCGGCTACTTCTTTGAATAA
- a CDS encoding DivIVA domain-containing protein, with amino-acid sequence MPLTPLDIHNKEFNKGFRGYDEDEVNEFLDQVIKDYEMVLRDKKEFETRVAEMEERLSHYTVIEETLNKSILIAQETAEEVKRNAQKESKLIIKEAEKNADRIINESLSKSRKVAMEIEELKKQSKVFRTRFQMLIEAQLDLLKNDDWDHLLEYEVDSIYTGEEEEAKYRS; translated from the coding sequence GTGCCTTTAACACCGCTTGATATTCATAATAAGGAATTTAATAAAGGATTCCGCGGTTATGACGAAGATGAAGTAAACGAATTTTTGGATCAGGTTATTAAAGATTATGAAATGGTGCTCCGTGATAAAAAGGAATTCGAAACCCGTGTTGCAGAGATGGAAGAAAGGCTGAGCCACTATACGGTCATCGAAGAGACATTAAATAAATCGATCCTGATTGCACAGGAAACCGCTGAAGAAGTAAAGCGCAACGCTCAAAAGGAATCAAAGCTTATAATTAAAGAAGCAGAAAAGAATGCTGACCGCATCATCAATGAATCTCTTTCAAAATCCCGCAAGGTAGCGATGGAAATTGAAGAGCTGAAAAAACAGTCCAAAGTGTTCCGGACGCGATTCCAAATGCTGATTGAAGCACAGCTGGATCTTTTGAAAAATGATGATTGGGATCATCTTCTTGAGTATGAAGTGGACAGCATTTATACAGGTGAAGAAGAAGAAGCTAAATACCGTTCTTGA
- a CDS encoding YggT family protein: MGIVFSVLQSLLQVYSYAIIIYILMSWFPNAKESRFGQILESVCEPFLEPFRRIIPSLGMIDLSPIAAILVLNLAQGGLRSLYYMIA; encoded by the coding sequence ATGGGCATAGTGTTTTCAGTTTTACAATCTTTACTTCAGGTATATTCGTATGCCATCATCATTTATATTCTTATGTCCTGGTTTCCGAATGCGAAAGAAAGCAGATTCGGACAAATTCTAGAGTCGGTTTGCGAACCATTTCTAGAACCGTTCCGCAGGATTATTCCGTCACTTGGCATGATTGATCTCTCTCCAATTGCCGCGATCCTTGTACTGAACCTGGCACAAGGCGGATTGCGGTCTCTATACTATATGATTGCGTAA
- a CDS encoding RNA-binding protein — translation MTDLFQHFREDERDFIEKVIGWRDYVLSSYSPKLTDFLDPREQEIVRSLIGDQKEVKAAFQGGTSQSERKRALLYPEYLEPEHEDFALSLFQIGYPSKFITLEHRQVLGALMSIGLKRSKYGDILIEGENIQLVAAEEMDDFLRLQLNEIGKAKVELKKIDFSKAIIKYDEWSEFSSTVSSLRLDAVIAAIYGISRQKVQPLLQAGQVKVNWRTAEQGSMECQEGDRISVRGFGRSKVTEILGRTKKDKIRLLYGRQK, via the coding sequence ATGACAGATTTATTTCAGCATTTTAGAGAAGATGAACGTGATTTTATTGAGAAAGTGATTGGCTGGAGGGATTATGTTCTTTCCTCATACAGCCCGAAGCTGACTGACTTTCTGGACCCGAGGGAACAGGAAATTGTCCGTTCTCTTATCGGTGATCAAAAGGAAGTAAAGGCGGCTTTTCAAGGAGGTACCTCTCAGTCGGAAAGAAAACGGGCCCTGCTTTATCCAGAGTATTTGGAGCCGGAGCATGAAGACTTTGCATTAAGCTTATTCCAAATAGGCTACCCTTCAAAATTTATTACCCTGGAACACAGGCAAGTGCTCGGCGCTCTCATGTCTATCGGCCTTAAACGATCAAAATATGGAGATATATTGATCGAGGGTGAGAACATTCAGCTTGTCGCTGCAGAAGAAATGGACGATTTCTTAAGACTGCAGCTGAATGAGATTGGGAAAGCAAAGGTTGAGCTGAAGAAAATTGATTTTTCAAAGGCGATCATCAAGTATGATGAGTGGAGTGAATTCTCTTCTACCGTTAGCTCACTCAGACTGGATGCGGTGATAGCGGCTATATATGGAATCTCAAGACAGAAAGTGCAGCCGCTTTTGCAGGCAGGACAAGTTAAAGTAAATTGGCGTACTGCGGAGCAGGGATCGATGGAATGCCAGGAAGGCGACAGAATTTCAGTAAGAGGGTTCGGCCGCAGCAAAGTGACAGAGATTTTAGGACGCACGAAAAAAGATAAAATCAGACTTCTTTACGGCAGGCAAAAATAA
- a CDS encoding DUF881 domain-containing protein: protein MSGRKKIMGYTVIMGLFGFMLSVQFLSIKEPVTRDTRDLWEIREQLKEEQKQQSDLLEEIRKYDKLLNTYDTMGGEEREQALKKTLDELKIQAGLTEVKGEGMNLRLEPLFSQDLIGENTISVSPDLLRKLINELNTYDAEHISINGHRVSSTTVIRDINGVTKMDGYELDTLPIEIKVIAKDANKLFDRVKVSSTHDLFAVDNIKLTAEKPREDIVVPGSDKKIRTGELKPYESGKGGGN, encoded by the coding sequence GTGTCAGGCAGGAAGAAAATAATGGGCTACACCGTCATCATGGGTCTATTCGGATTTATGCTATCCGTCCAATTTTTATCCATAAAGGAACCTGTTACAAGGGATACAAGAGACCTGTGGGAAATCAGAGAGCAGCTTAAAGAGGAGCAAAAGCAGCAATCAGACCTTCTGGAGGAAATCAGGAAATACGATAAGCTTCTGAATACGTACGACACCATGGGAGGAGAAGAACGGGAGCAAGCCTTAAAAAAAACGCTGGATGAGCTCAAAATACAAGCTGGTTTAACCGAAGTAAAAGGGGAGGGAATGAACCTCCGTCTTGAGCCATTGTTTAGCCAGGACCTAATTGGGGAAAATACGATATCTGTCTCACCTGATTTACTTAGAAAACTGATTAACGAACTAAACACATATGATGCAGAGCATATTTCCATTAATGGACACAGGGTGTCTAGTACAACCGTTATCAGAGACATTAATGGAGTGACAAAGATGGACGGCTATGAATTGGATACACTGCCAATTGAAATCAAAGTCATCGCAAAGGATGCAAATAAGCTTTTTGACAGAGTTAAAGTGTCAAGCACACATGATTTGTTTGCAGTCGATAATATTAAGCTGACAGCGGAGAAACCCAGGGAAGACATAGTCGTTCCCGGCAGCGATAAGAAAATTCGTACGGGGGAATTGAAGCCCTATGAGAGCGGCAAAGGGGGAGGAAATTGA
- a CDS encoding small basic family protein has protein sequence MWLPVLGLILGIALGFSTEFKIPAEYSNYLSIAILAALDTLLGGIRAQLQNIYDELVFVSGFFFNILLAAALAFLGVHLGVDLYLVAIFAFGVRLFQNIAVIRRILISKWSDSRQKVKKVD, from the coding sequence ATGTGGCTGCCTGTACTTGGGCTGATTTTAGGAATTGCTCTGGGCTTTTCCACAGAATTTAAAATCCCTGCTGAGTATTCGAATTACCTGTCTATAGCGATCCTGGCTGCTCTTGATACATTGCTTGGCGGAATACGCGCCCAGCTGCAGAATATATATGATGAGCTGGTATTCGTATCTGGGTTTTTCTTTAATATTCTCTTAGCTGCAGCTTTAGCTTTTCTAGGTGTCCATCTTGGTGTAGACTTATATCTGGTGGCGATTTTTGCCTTTGGAGTAAGATTGTTCCAAAACATTGCGGTCATCAGAAGGATTTTAATCTCAAAGTGGAGTGATTCCAGACAAAAGGTGAAAAAAGTTGATTAA
- the pgeF gene encoding peptidoglycan editing factor PgeF: MMEPFIKDRETFLSLDGFTTINSSIIAGFTVKNGGVSTSHFSTLNMGLHVNDDPADVVANRKICALETSIPLRNWVFADQVHGSRIVKAEKENRGDGAFEYEAAIHAADGIYTDKADTMLALAFADCVPIFFYEEAANLIGVAHAGWKGSVLNIGQAMISRWIEAEGAQLDRIHAVIGPSIGSCCYKVDDRVIEEVNKHFDPVEEVPYKEAGAGQYFLDLKALNEALLVKAGLNRENISVSGRCTSCEDQLFFSHRRDNGKTGRMIGFIGLKEEGS, translated from the coding sequence ATGATGGAGCCATTTATAAAGGATCGAGAGACTTTTTTGAGCCTGGACGGCTTTACGACAATCAATTCTTCTATCATTGCAGGATTTACGGTAAAAAATGGAGGCGTCAGCACCTCCCATTTTTCCACTTTAAATATGGGGCTTCATGTAAACGATGATCCCGCAGATGTAGTGGCTAATAGAAAAATCTGTGCATTAGAAACGTCCATTCCGCTCCGGAACTGGGTCTTTGCAGATCAGGTTCACGGGAGCCGGATCGTGAAAGCGGAGAAAGAAAATCGTGGAGACGGCGCTTTCGAATACGAAGCTGCGATACATGCTGCCGACGGGATCTATACAGATAAAGCAGATACGATGCTTGCACTTGCCTTCGCAGATTGTGTGCCAATCTTTTTTTATGAAGAGGCAGCGAATCTGATCGGAGTGGCTCATGCCGGATGGAAAGGAAGCGTCCTCAACATTGGCCAAGCCATGATCAGCCGGTGGATAGAAGCGGAAGGTGCCCAATTAGACCGGATTCATGCGGTTATCGGGCCGTCTATTGGTTCATGCTGCTACAAGGTAGATGACCGTGTAATCGAAGAAGTCAACAAGCATTTCGACCCAGTTGAAGAGGTTCCTTACAAGGAAGCGGGGGCAGGTCAATATTTCCTTGACCTGAAAGCACTTAACGAAGCGCTGCTGGTGAAAGCCGGATTAAATAGAGAAAATATATCAGTGTCAGGCCGTTGTACAAGCTGTGAGGATCAATTGTTCTTCTCACATCGCAGGGATAATGGCAAGACAGGCAGAATGATTGGCTTTATAGGATTGAAAGAGGAGGGCTCCTGA
- a CDS encoding cell division protein SepF: MSIKNRFKNFFALDEEEYEYTDKQSYEEEEEEYLTPDPQAPRKEGKQNVVSLQSLQKSSKVVLCEPRAYSEAQDIADQLKNRRAIVVNLQRIQHDQAKRIVDFLSGTVYAIGGDIQKIGMNIFLCTPDNVDVSGTISELAVEDEPQRW; the protein is encoded by the coding sequence ATGAGTATAAAAAACCGCTTCAAGAACTTTTTTGCTCTTGATGAAGAGGAATATGAATATACTGATAAACAAAGCTATGAGGAGGAGGAGGAGGAATATTTAACTCCCGATCCGCAAGCCCCAAGAAAAGAAGGAAAGCAAAACGTTGTAAGTTTGCAAAGTCTTCAAAAATCCTCTAAAGTAGTGCTATGTGAGCCTCGCGCATACTCTGAAGCACAGGATATAGCTGATCAGCTTAAGAACCGCCGTGCGATTGTTGTTAATCTTCAGCGTATTCAGCATGATCAGGCAAAACGAATCGTTGATTTCCTGAGCGGGACCGTATATGCAATCGGCGGAGATATCCAAAAAATCGGAATGAATATTTTTCTCTGTACTCCAGATAATGTGGACGTATCAGGAACGATCTCCGAACTGGCAGTTGAAGATGAACCTCAAAGGTGGTAA
- the sigE gene encoding RNA polymerase sporulation sigma factor SigE codes for MKNLRLRMTYWWYKLLTKLGFKTDEIYYIGGSEALPPPLNKDEEEILLKKLPTGDQAARAILIERNLRLVVYIARKFENTGINIEDLISIGTIGLIKAVNTFNPEKKIKLATYASRCIENEILMYLRRNNKIRSEVSFDEPLNIDWDGNELLLSDVLGTDDDIITKDLEANVDRKLLLKALQQLNDREKQIMELRFGLQGGEEKTQKDVADMLGISQSYISRLEKRIIKRLRKEFNKMV; via the coding sequence ATGAAAAACCTTAGGCTGAGAATGACGTATTGGTGGTACAAATTATTAACGAAGCTGGGCTTTAAGACAGATGAGATTTATTACATTGGAGGAAGTGAGGCTCTGCCTCCCCCCCTTAATAAAGATGAGGAAGAAATCCTTCTAAAGAAGCTTCCAACAGGAGACCAGGCTGCCAGAGCAATCCTCATTGAAAGAAACTTGCGGCTAGTCGTTTATATTGCCAGAAAATTTGAGAATACAGGTATTAATATCGAGGACTTGATCAGCATCGGCACGATTGGTCTGATTAAGGCAGTCAACACATTTAATCCTGAGAAGAAAATCAAACTGGCTACATATGCATCCAGATGCATCGAAAATGAAATCCTCATGTATTTGAGAAGAAACAATAAAATTCGATCCGAAGTTTCTTTTGATGAACCGCTCAATATTGACTGGGACGGAAATGAGCTTCTCCTATCGGATGTTCTCGGAACAGATGATGATATTATTACGAAGGATCTCGAAGCAAATGTTGACCGTAAGCTTCTCCTAAAAGCTCTTCAGCAGCTGAACGACAGGGAAAAGCAAATTATGGAGCTGCGGTTTGGCTTGCAGGGCGGCGAAGAAAAAACGCAAAAGGATGTAGCCGATATGCTAGGGATCTCTCAATCGTATATTTCGAGGCTGGAAAAGCGCATTATCAAACGGTTAAGAAAAGAATTTAATAAAATGGTGTAA
- a CDS encoding YlmC/YmxH family sporulation protein — protein MMNISEFQTKDIVNVSDGKKLGSIGDFDINVTTGKIQAIIITGPGKMMGFFGREEEFVIPWRNIVKIGEDVILVRMSSQDTPL, from the coding sequence ATGATGAACATTTCCGAGTTTCAAACAAAGGATATTGTAAATGTGTCAGACGGGAAAAAACTTGGAAGCATTGGAGACTTCGACATTAATGTTACAACTGGAAAAATACAGGCTATTATCATAACCGGACCGGGCAAAATGATGGGTTTCTTCGGCAGAGAAGAGGAATTTGTTATCCCATGGCGAAACATAGTAAAGATTGGGGAAGATGTAATTTTAGTAAGAATGTCTTCTCAGGATACTCCGCTTTAA
- the spoIIGA gene encoding sigma-E processing peptidase SpoIIGA — protein MSVYLDVIWMLNFLFDLFLLMLTASLLKRPKVWYRLLLGGFIGSAIILFMFTPLGPFFSHPAGKLFISVLMVWSAFGFVRFKYFLQNWFMFYFSTFALGGGIIGAHYFLQKDSYLTNGILMTQTTGFGDPITWIFVVIGFPLLWLFSAGRGKDVQVKKLQYHEIVKVTAVFGETILPMTGLIDSGNQLFDPITRTPVMIADTDKLAGLLPKALTDKVMSGNILDDTPELDDHWQLRIRIIPYRGVGQQNQFLIGLKPDSLKIQTEKEEVNVKKAIIGLSSSQLSADGDFTCIVHPQMLQGPSSAHVS, from the coding sequence TTGTCCGTATATTTAGATGTCATATGGATGCTTAATTTCCTTTTTGATCTGTTTCTTCTGATGCTTACTGCTTCCTTACTGAAGAGGCCAAAAGTTTGGTATAGGCTTTTATTGGGCGGTTTCATAGGTTCAGCTATCATTCTTTTTATGTTTACACCCCTTGGGCCGTTCTTCAGTCATCCTGCAGGAAAGCTTTTCATCTCTGTCCTTATGGTTTGGTCTGCTTTTGGCTTTGTAAGGTTTAAATACTTTTTGCAGAACTGGTTTATGTTTTACTTTTCAACGTTCGCTCTTGGAGGCGGAATTATTGGAGCCCATTATTTTCTGCAGAAAGACAGCTATTTAACCAATGGGATATTAATGACCCAGACAACAGGCTTCGGTGATCCGATTACGTGGATTTTTGTTGTTATTGGCTTTCCTCTGCTTTGGCTGTTTTCAGCAGGGCGCGGAAAGGACGTGCAAGTTAAAAAACTCCAGTATCATGAAATCGTAAAGGTAACAGCCGTCTTTGGAGAAACAATTCTCCCAATGACCGGACTGATCGACAGCGGAAATCAACTATTTGATCCCATCACAAGAACGCCTGTCATGATTGCAGATACGGACAAACTTGCCGGGCTGCTCCCTAAAGCTTTAACAGACAAAGTGATGTCAGGAAATATTCTGGACGATACTCCTGAGCTGGATGATCATTGGCAGCTAAGAATACGGATTATTCCTTACAGGGGAGTCGGACAGCAAAATCAATTTCTTATCGGCCTAAAGCCGGACTCTTTAAAAATTCAAACAGAAAAAGAAGAAGTAAACGTGAAAAAAGCCATTATCGGCTTAAGCTCCTCACAGCTATCAGCTGATGGAGATTTCACTTGCATTGTTCATCCTCAAATGCTCCAGGGGCCATCATCTGCACATGTGTCTTAA
- the ftsZ gene encoding cell division protein FtsZ, translated as MLEFETNIDGLATIKVIGVGGGGNNAVNRMIEHGVQGVEFIAVNTDAQALNLSKAEVKMQIGSKLTRGLGAGANPEVGKKAAEESKEQIEEALRGADMVFVTAGMGGGTGTGAAPVIAQIAKDLGALTVGVVTRPFTFEGRKRAMQASGGISSMKESVDTLIVIPNDRLLEIVDKNTPMLEAFREADNVLRQGVQGISDLIAVPGLINLDFADVKTIMSNRGSALMGIGVATGESRAAEAAKKAISSPLLETSIDGAQGVLMNITGGTNLSLYEVQEAADIVASASDQEVNMIFGSVINENLKDEIVVTVIATGFSEQEINPGKQPRFGGSTQAPQTPKPAMPQKRERERDMKREEPSPYNENTRQQQPDDALDIPTFLRNRNRRR; from the coding sequence ATGTTAGAGTTTGAAACGAATATTGACGGTCTTGCAACCATAAAAGTAATTGGGGTAGGCGGAGGCGGAAACAACGCTGTAAACCGAATGATTGAACATGGTGTTCAAGGGGTAGAATTTATTGCCGTTAATACGGATGCACAAGCATTAAATCTATCAAAAGCGGAAGTGAAGATGCAAATAGGTTCCAAGCTTACAAGAGGGCTTGGTGCAGGTGCAAACCCTGAAGTAGGCAAAAAAGCTGCAGAAGAAAGCAAAGAGCAGATTGAAGAAGCACTTCGCGGTGCGGATATGGTCTTTGTTACTGCAGGGATGGGCGGCGGAACCGGAACTGGAGCGGCTCCGGTTATTGCTCAAATTGCCAAGGATCTAGGAGCACTAACAGTTGGTGTTGTTACACGTCCATTCACATTTGAGGGAAGAAAGCGTGCGATGCAGGCATCAGGCGGAATTTCTTCAATGAAAGAATCAGTAGACACGCTGATTGTTATTCCAAATGACCGCTTGCTTGAAATAGTAGATAAGAATACACCAATGCTTGAAGCGTTCCGTGAAGCAGATAACGTTCTCCGTCAGGGTGTACAGGGTATATCTGACCTGATTGCGGTTCCTGGTCTAATTAACCTTGACTTCGCAGATGTGAAAACGATTATGTCCAACAGAGGGTCCGCACTAATGGGAATCGGTGTAGCAACTGGTGAAAGCAGAGCGGCAGAGGCTGCTAAAAAAGCGATTTCCAGTCCGCTTCTTGAAACGTCCATTGATGGGGCACAAGGCGTTCTTATGAACATCACAGGCGGAACAAACCTAAGTCTTTATGAAGTTCAGGAAGCTGCAGACATCGTAGCATCCGCATCTGATCAGGAAGTCAACATGATCTTTGGATCTGTTATTAACGAAAACCTGAAAGATGAAATCGTCGTAACGGTTATTGCAACAGGGTTCAGCGAACAGGAAATTAACCCTGGAAAACAGCCTCGCTTTGGAGGAAGCACGCAAGCACCTCAAACTCCTAAACCGGCTATGCCCCAAAAGCGTGAACGGGAACGCGATATGAAGCGTGAGGAGCCATCACCTTATAATGAAAATACCCGCCAGCAGCAGCCTGATGATGCTCTGGATATTCCGACTTTTCTTAGAAACCGAAACAGAAGACGATAA
- the sigG gene encoding RNA polymerase sporulation sigma factor SigG translates to MCIFFQLQEILFFVQQLLTGGKDVTRNKVEICGVDTSKLPVLKNEEMRILFREMQSGESSAREKLVNGNLRLVLSVIQRFNNRGEFVDDLFQVGCIGLMKSIDNFDLGQNVKFSTYAVPMIIGEIRRYLRDNNPIRVSRSLRDIAYKALQVREKLMTQTSREPSAEEIAKVLEVPHEEIVFALDAIQDPVSLFEPIYNDGGDPIYVMDQLSDERNRDIQWIEELALKEGMRRLNDREKLILRKRFFQGKTQMEVADEIGISQAQVSRLEKAAIKQMNKNIQQ, encoded by the coding sequence ATGTGCATATTTTTCCAACTCCAGGAAATACTGTTTTTTGTACAGCAGCTCCTGACTGGAGGGAAAGATGTGACACGAAATAAAGTAGAGATTTGCGGAGTAGACACGTCAAAGCTTCCCGTATTAAAAAATGAAGAAATGCGAATTCTCTTCAGAGAGATGCAAAGCGGGGAAAGTTCAGCAAGAGAAAAACTCGTAAATGGAAACCTCAGGCTTGTCTTGAGTGTCATCCAGCGTTTTAACAACAGAGGAGAATTTGTCGATGACTTGTTTCAGGTTGGCTGTATTGGCCTTATGAAATCCATTGATAATTTCGACCTGGGACAGAATGTGAAATTTTCAACCTATGCTGTGCCTATGATTATAGGGGAAATCAGACGCTATTTGCGCGATAATAATCCGATTAGGGTTTCCAGGTCATTAAGGGACATCGCCTATAAAGCCCTGCAGGTGAGGGAAAAGCTGATGACTCAGACATCAAGAGAACCATCCGCAGAAGAAATAGCAAAAGTGCTTGAGGTTCCCCACGAAGAAATTGTTTTCGCGCTTGATGCCATTCAGGATCCAGTTTCATTATTCGAGCCGATTTACAATGACGGAGGCGATCCAATTTATGTAATGGATCAGCTGAGTGATGAGCGGAACCGGGATATCCAGTGGATCGAAGAGCTCGCCTTAAAGGAAGGAATGAGGCGACTTAACGATAGGGAAAAACTCATTTTAAGAAAGCGGTTTTTTCAAGGGAAAACACAAATGGAGGTTGCTGATGAAATAGGAATCTCCCAAGCACAGGTATCGAGGCTGGAAAAAGCAGCAATCAAGCAAATGAATAAAAATATTCAGCAGTAA